The following are from one region of the Paenalkalicoccus suaedae genome:
- the coaE gene encoding dephospho-CoA kinase (Dephospho-CoA kinase (CoaE) performs the final step in coenzyme A biosynthesis.), with protein sequence MIIGLTGGIATGKSTVSKMFEEFGIPVVDADIISREVVMPGKVAYQEIVDHFGERVLLEDRTINRPELGNIIFSDEKERLVLNDIVHKEVRKELRAKAEALLEEGHTHVVMDIPLLIESELYYLVDTVVVVYIPEGEQLERLMRRNDFTEDEATSRIRSQLSIESKREKANVVIDNSATLAETKEQVRQFLASLEASK encoded by the coding sequence ATGATTATCGGATTAACGGGCGGAATAGCGACAGGTAAAAGTACGGTCAGCAAGATGTTTGAGGAGTTTGGTATTCCAGTAGTCGATGCAGATATTATTTCACGTGAAGTCGTGATGCCTGGCAAGGTAGCTTATCAGGAGATTGTCGACCATTTCGGTGAGCGCGTTTTACTCGAGGATCGAACAATCAACCGGCCAGAGCTTGGCAACATCATTTTTTCCGACGAAAAAGAACGGCTTGTGCTGAATGACATCGTGCATAAAGAGGTACGGAAGGAGTTACGTGCCAAAGCAGAGGCGCTTCTAGAAGAGGGACATACGCACGTGGTGATGGATATCCCTTTATTAATCGAAAGTGAGCTGTACTATTTAGTTGATACAGTTGTTGTTGTGTACATACCCGAGGGGGAGCAGCTCGAACGCTTAATGCGCCGCAATGATTTTACTGAGGACGAGGCAACTAGTCGGATCCGTTCGCAACTCTCGATTGAGTCAAAGCGAGAGAAGGCGAATGTCGTCATTGACAATAGCGCTACGTTGGCAGAAACGAAGGAGCAGGTGCGGCAGTTTTTAGCGAGTCTTGAAGCGAGTAAATAG
- the speD gene encoding adenosylmethionine decarboxylase, which translates to MDTMGRHVIAELWECDIDKLNNMDYIERVFVNAALEAGAEVREVAFHKFAPQGVSGVVIISESHLTIHSFPEHGYASIDVYTCGDRIDPNVAADYIAHSLESKKSEVVELPRGMGEITLKPRQENVYSK; encoded by the coding sequence ATGGATACAATGGGTAGACACGTTATTGCGGAGCTTTGGGAATGTGATATCGATAAGCTTAACAATATGGACTACATTGAACGTGTATTTGTTAATGCTGCACTAGAAGCTGGTGCAGAAGTAAGAGAGGTTGCTTTTCATAAATTCGCGCCTCAAGGAGTTAGTGGAGTAGTTATTATTAGTGAATCACACTTAACGATTCACAGTTTCCCAGAGCACGGTTATGCGAGCATTGATGTATACACGTGTGGGGATCGAATTGACCCTAACGTCGCTGCTGATTATATTGCACACTCTTTAGAATCTAAAAAGTCTGAAGTAGTGGAGCTTCCACGAGGAATGGGAGAAATCACATTAAAACCTCGTCAGGAAAACGTTTATTCTAAATAA
- the nrdR gene encoding transcriptional regulator NrdR, protein MKCPQCQHNGTKVLDSRPSDEGRAIRRRRECESCGYRYTTFERVEKTPLIVVKKDGNREEFSREKLLRGLVRACEKRPVPAERLEKLSEDVEKEMRNRGTTEVSSNDVGEYIMQHLASIDDVAYVRFASVYRQFKDINVFIDELKELMERDNGTS, encoded by the coding sequence ATGAAATGTCCACAATGCCAGCATAATGGAACGAAAGTTTTGGACTCTCGTCCTAGTGATGAAGGAAGAGCGATCAGAAGGCGCAGAGAATGTGAGTCTTGTGGTTATCGGTATACGACATTTGAGCGCGTGGAAAAAACGCCGCTTATCGTCGTCAAAAAAGATGGAAATCGCGAAGAGTTTTCCAGAGAAAAGCTGTTAAGAGGATTAGTCCGAGCTTGTGAAAAACGTCCGGTACCGGCTGAGCGGCTTGAGAAGCTATCGGAGGACGTGGAGAAGGAAATGCGAAATCGTGGCACAACGGAAGTAAGCAGTAATGATGTTGGGGAATATATTATGCAGCATTTAGCTTCCATTGATGATGTAGCCTACGTTCGCTTTGCGTCTGTCTATAGGCAGTTTAAAGATATCAACGTTTTTATTGATGAATTAAAAGAACTAATGGAACGAGATAACGGCACGTCTTGA
- a CDS encoding DUF1499 domain-containing protein, with translation MGIKQTLKKMVSTKVETHEKHEDETLQTHYYKALKDKVIEEIEALLNKKQGYEVASISEEHGEMIVNIKKGRKAFMVITVIMVRPFRTAVDFSIQTETFMFSDFGHSAKLARELYKELNGRLTFIGTGLGEESSSRG, from the coding sequence ATGGGAATAAAACAAACGTTAAAAAAGATGGTTAGTACAAAAGTAGAAACTCATGAAAAGCATGAGGATGAAACACTGCAAACGCACTATTACAAAGCACTAAAAGACAAAGTTATTGAAGAGATTGAGGCACTTCTAAATAAAAAGCAAGGCTACGAGGTTGCGTCGATTTCAGAAGAGCACGGGGAAATGATCGTAAACATTAAAAAAGGAAGAAAAGCGTTTATGGTTATTACCGTAATTATGGTTCGACCTTTCCGCACAGCGGTTGATTTTTCGATCCAAACGGAGACGTTTATGTTCAGTGATTTTGGTCACAGCGCAAAGCTTGCTCGTGAGCTTTACAAGGAATTAAACGGACGATTAACGTTTATTGGAACCGGGCTTGGAGAAGAGAGCTCTTCAAGAGGGTAG
- a CDS encoding glyceraldehyde-3-phosphate dehydrogenase has product MLRIAINGFGRIGRMVFRKAILDERAEVVAVNASYPAETLAHLIKYDSVHGTFSKEIKVEEDALIIDNKRILICHVREPEALPWKDLQVDIVVEATGKFRSKEEAGRHLTAGAKKVIISAPGKDEDVTIVYGVNESAYKNDVHHVISNASCTTNCLAPIVKVLDDAFAIQSGMMTTVHAYTNDQQTLDNPHKDLRRARACGQSIIPTTTGAAKAISLVLPHLEGKLQGLALRVPTPNVSLVDLVLDVEKKVTVEEVNDVLKKAAQTSMDGILGYTEEPLVSVDFVGDDRSAIIDGLSTAVYGKQVKVLAWYDNEWGYSCRLMDLVYEVGKQMSASEYALTIDN; this is encoded by the coding sequence ATGCTTCGAATCGCAATTAATGGTTTTGGACGAATTGGTCGAATGGTATTTAGGAAAGCAATATTAGATGAACGGGCGGAGGTTGTAGCAGTAAACGCTAGCTATCCTGCGGAGACACTCGCACATCTAATTAAATACGATTCCGTACACGGGACATTTTCAAAAGAGATAAAGGTAGAAGAGGATGCATTAATCATTGATAATAAGCGTATATTAATTTGTCACGTGAGGGAGCCTGAGGCACTTCCGTGGAAAGACTTACAGGTAGATATCGTCGTAGAGGCGACTGGTAAATTCCGCTCGAAAGAAGAAGCGGGCAGACACCTCACAGCCGGAGCGAAAAAAGTTATTATCTCAGCGCCTGGTAAAGACGAGGACGTTACTATTGTGTATGGAGTAAATGAAAGCGCGTACAAAAATGACGTGCATCACGTTATCTCGAACGCATCTTGTACAACGAACTGTCTCGCACCGATTGTCAAAGTACTCGATGATGCGTTTGCGATTCAATCTGGGATGATGACAACAGTCCACGCGTATACAAATGATCAGCAAACGCTTGATAATCCCCATAAGGATTTGCGTCGAGCGAGAGCATGCGGACAGTCGATCATTCCAACTACAACTGGTGCAGCAAAAGCGATCAGTTTAGTGCTTCCTCATTTAGAAGGAAAGCTACAGGGTCTCGCGCTACGTGTGCCTACGCCAAACGTTTCTCTCGTCGATTTAGTGCTTGATGTGGAAAAGAAGGTAACGGTCGAAGAAGTAAATGACGTATTAAAGAAAGCGGCGCAAACAAGTATGGACGGTATTTTAGGGTATACAGAGGAGCCCCTTGTATCCGTGGATTTTGTTGGAGATGATCGTTCCGCAATTATCGACGGCCTTTCGACAGCTGTTTACGGCAAGCAAGTGAAGGTGCTCGCATGGTACGACAATGAGTGGGGCTACTCATGTCGCTTAATGGACCTTGTCTATGAAGTCGGAAAGCAAATGAGCGCAAGCGAGTATGCGCTTACGATTGACAACTAA